ATGGCGCGGCACCAGGGGCGTCGTTTCACCCTTCCTTTGCCCGGAGAACCCATGAGCCACCCGTCCCCGAAGTTGCCCGCGCTGCCGCGCACCCTGCTTTCGCTGCTGCTCTGCGGCGCAGCCCTTGGCGGTGCGGTATCCGCCATGGCCGCGCCCGTCAAGGTGGGCTTGGCGCTCGACATCTCGGGCCCCTTCGCGGCACTGGGCGCCGAGGCGCGCGACGGCTTTGCGCTCGGCATCAAGCAGCTGGGCGGCAAGCTCGGCGGACAGGACGTGGAGTTCGTGCAGGCCGACATGGCCGGCAGCCCCGACCAGGCCAAGCAGCTGGTCGACCGCATGATCCAGCGCGACAAGATCGATATTTTCAGCGGCCCCATCGGCTCGAACGTAGCGCTCGCCGTAGGCCCGACGCTCTTCAACGCCAAGGTGCCGTACCTCTCGGCCAATGCCGGCCCGAGCCAGTTCGCGGGCGCCCAGTGCAATGCCTATTTCTTCGGCACCGCCTACCAGAACGACCAGTTCCACGAGGCTGCCGGCAAGTTCGCGCAAGACCGCGGCTTCAAGAAGACCGTGCTCATTGCGCCCAACTATCCCGCGGGCAAGGATGCGCTGGGCGGCTTCAAGCGCCAGTTCAAGGGCCAGGTGGCCGACGAGCTCTACACCAAGCTCGGCCAGATCGACTACGCGGCCGAGCTCGCGCAGCTGCGCGCGGCCAAGCCGGATTCGATCTACTTCTTCCTGCCCGGCGCGATGGGCATCAACTTCATCAAGCAGTTCGTGGGCGCGGGCCTGTCGAAGGACATCACGCTCGTGACCAGCGGCTTCTCGGCCGACGAGGACGTGATCGGTGCCGTGGGCGAGCCGATGCTCGGCCTGTTCAACACCGCGCACTGGGCGCACGACCTGGACAACGCCGCCAACAAAGCCTTCGTGGCTGCGTTCCGCAAGGAATACAACGGCCGCTACCCGTCGGTGTACGCGGCGCAGGCGTATGACGCGATTCTTGCGATGGACGCGGCCGTGAAGCAGTCCGGCGGAAACGCGCAGAACCGCGATGCCGTGGTGGCTGCGCTCAAGAAGGCCAACTACGCCTCGACGCGCGGCAGCTTCAAGTATGCGAACAACCACTATCCGATCGAGAACTTCTATCTGCGCGTGATCGGCAAGGATGCACAGGGCAAGGTCACGAACAAGCTGATCAACACGGTCCTGACCAACTACGGCGACTCGTACGCCGACAAGTGCCCCTTGAAATAGGCTCGCCCCCAGGCTGCGCGCACTTCGTGTCGCTCCTCCCTCCCCCTACCGGGGGCAACACCAGAGGCCCGGCAAAGCCGGTTCCTCGGTGTTCCTCGAATGAAATACCGGCAACCGTCTTGATCTCATGAGTGGAATTCTTGTTCTCGAGCAGCTGCTCAACGGCCTCGGCTATGGGCTGATGCTGTTCCTGCTGGCGGCGGGGCTCACGCTGGTGTTCGGCATCATGGACGTGCTGAACCTGGCGCACGGCTCGCTCTTCATGTCGGGCGCCTACGTGGCGGCCGAGGCGCACACGCGCACCGGTTCGTTCACCGCGGCCATCGTCATCGCAGTCGCCGTGACGGTGGTGGTGGCGCTGCTGCTCGAAGTGCTGCTGATGCGGCGTCTCTACACACGCGACCACCTCGCGCAGGTGCTCGCGACGTTCGGCGTGATCCTGGTGGCCGACGACATCGTCAAGATGGCGTGGGGGCCATCGCCGGTGATGGCTGCGACCCCGGCCGCGCTGTCGGGCCCGATCGAACTGGTGGAGGGCCTGCCCTATCCGGCGTACCGGCTCGTGATTCTCGCCGGCGGGCTGCTGGTGGCGCTCGCGCTGTACCTGCTGGTCAACCACACGCGCATCGGCATGCGGGTGCGCGCGGGCGCTTCCGACCGGCCGATGGCCGAGCTGATGGGCGTGCGCGTGGGCCGCATCTTCAACGGCGTGTTCCTGCTCGGCGCGGCGCTGGCCGCGCTCGCCGGCGCGCTGATGGGGCCGATCGTCGCGGTGCAGGTGGGCATGGGCGAAGCCATCCTGATTCCGGCGCTGGTGGTGCTGGTGATCGGCGGCATCGGCTCGGTGCGCGGCGCCTTCGTGGCGGCGCTGCTGGTGGGCGTGGTCGACACCATCGGCCGCGCCTTCGTGCCGATGTTGCTGCGCGCCACGCTGCCGCCCGCGACGGCCGCCGACCTGGGTCCACTGTTCGCCGAGGTTGCGATGTACGCGCTGATGGTCGTCGTCCTCATCTTCCGGCCCTCCGGCCTTTTTTCGGCGCGCGCATGAAGTCTTTCTCCTCACGCTATATCGGGCTCGGGCTGCTATTCGTTCTGCTTGCGGCGTTTCCGCTGGTGGCGCCGCTCTTTGGGCTCGACTTCTACGTCGGCTTCGTGCGGCGCGTGCTCGTGGTGGCGCTGGCGGCGGCGAGCCTCAATTTCATCCTCGGCTTCGGCGGCATGGTGGCGCTCGGGCATGCGGGCTTCATCGGCATGGGCGCGTACACCGTGGTGGCGCTCAGCGACGCGGGCGTGATGTCGGCATGGGTGATGTGGCCGCTGGCCATGCTCATCGCCGGCATCGTCGCCGCGCTGATCGGCACGGTGGCGCTGCGCACGCGCGGCGTGTACTTCATCATGACCACGCTGGCCTTTGCGCAGATGCTGTACTTCGTGGTGGTGTCGCTGCGGCGCTATGGCGGCGACGACGGCTACACGCTGATGAGCCGGCCGACGCTGCTGCCCGGGCTCGACCTGGGCAACGAGTCGAACTTCTATTGGGTGGTGCTGGTCATCGTGACGCTGGCGCTCTGGTGGCTGCAGCGCGCAACGCAGGCGCGCTTCGGCCATGCGCTGATGGGCATTCGCGACAACGAGACGCGCATGCGGGCGCTGGGCTACCCGGTGTTCCGGCTGCAACTCGCGGCGTTCACGATTGCCGGCGCCATCGCGGGGCTGGCCGGCGCGCTGCTCGCGGGCGGCAACGGGTTCGTGAGCCCGGCGACGATGCACTGGACGCAGTCGGCCACGCTGCTCGTGATGGTGGTGATCGGCGGACTGGGGCGCAGTTGGGGCGGGCCTGTCGGCGCCGTCGTGTGGCTGGTGCTCGAAGAGGTGTTGAAGCAGCAGACGGAGCATTGGCATATGCCGCTCGGGTTGTTGCTGATTGCTGTTGCACTGTGGGCGCCCAAAGGGCTTGCTGCACTCTACAAGCGCCGCTTGCCCCTCACCCCGGCCCTCTCCCCTGAGGGGCGAGGGAGTAAAGCATGAGCCTTTTCAGAATTGAAGGGTTGGTCAAGCGCTTCGGCGGCTTGCTCGCAACCGATCATGTGAACCTGACCGTGGAGCGCGGCGAAGTGCATGCGCTCATCGGGCCGAACGGCGCGGGCAAGACCACGCTGGTCAATCTGATCACCGGGCTGCTCAAGGCCGACGCCGGACGCATTCTGCTCGACGAGAAGGACATCACCGGCTTCACGGACCACCAGCGCGTGGCGGCCGGCATGTCGCGCTGCTTCCAGGTGACGCGCGTGTTCGCCAAGGAAACGGTGCACGACAACCTCATGCTCGCGGCGCAGGCCCATGCGGGCAGCAGCCTGCGCTTCATGGCACCGCGCGCGAACGAGCGCGCCCTGGTGGAACGTGCCGTGGCGCTGGCCGAACGTGTCGGCCTGGGCAGCGAACGCCACCGCATCGCCGGGACCTTGCCGCACGGTGCGCAGCGTGCGCTCGACGTGGCGTTGGCGCTCGCGGCCGAGCCCAAGCTGCTGCTGCTCGACGAACCCATGGCCGGCATGGGGCCCGACGAATCGGCGCGCATGGTGGCGCTGATCGAATCGCTGCGCGAGTCGATGGCCATCCTCTTGATCGAGCACGACATGGACGCTGTGTTCCGCCTGGCCGACCGGCTCACGGTGCTGGTGCAAGGGCGCGTGCTGATGAGCGGCACGGCTGACGAAGTGCGCGGGCACCCGGACGTGCAGGCGGTGTATCTCGGTACGGAAGCAGAGGGACACGCATGAACGCGGCCACCACATTGCTCGACGCGAAATCCGTCGAGGCCGGCTATGGCGCGAGCCAGGTGCTGTTCGGCATCGACCTGAAGATCGGCGCGGGCGAAGTGCTTGCGCTGCTCGGCCGCAACGGCATGGGCAAGAGCACGCTGCTCAAGGTGCTGACCGGCACGCTCGCGCCGATGCGCGGCAGCGTGCACTTCGGCGGCGATGCCATCGGCGGCCACAAGCCCGACGCGATTGCACGGCGCGGCGTGGCCATCGTGCCCGAGGGGCGGCACGTGTTCCCGAACCTCAGCGTCGACGAGCACCTGCGCGCCTTCGCACGGCCCCGGCCGGGCAGTGCGCCGCGCTGGACCGTCGAAGCGCTGTACGCCCTGTTTCCGCGCCTCGCGGAGCGCAAGGCCAACGCGGGCAACCAGCTCTCGGGCGGCGAGCAGCAGATGCTGGCGATTGCGCGCGCGCTCTCCACGCATCCGCGCCTGCTGATCCTCGACGAGGCCACCGAGGGCCTGGCACCGGTGATCCGCGAGGAGATCTGGCACTGCATCGCCACGCTCAAGGCCGAAGGCGAAGCGATCCTGGTGGTCGACAAGTACGTGCAGCGCCTGCTGCCGCTGGCCGACCGCCATGTGATCCTGGAACGCGGCCGCGTGGTGTGGCAGGGCGACTCGGCCGCGCTCGATGCCGATCGTTCGCTCTGGACGCGCTACCTGGGCGTGTAGGTCTCCGCTCGCTCGCTACAGCGGACGGCACGCGAGGAAGTTGGCCCAGGTCACGTTGTCGCGGCCGATCCACTGGCTGCTCCATTGCATGCGCAGGCCCGCCGCTGCAAGCTCTTCGGCGAACCGGTCCTTCGGCCAGTAGACGGTCTGGTAGTCGCCATTCGTCTCGCCTTCGCCGATGCGCATGGCCACCAGAAAGGCCCCGCCGGGCTCGAGTGCATCGAACACCTTGCGCAGCACCGGCGCCATCTGCTCGCGATCGATATGGATCAGAACGCACATCGCGAGAATCGCGCTGTAGGGCCCGCCCAATGGGTCCGTGACGACGTTGAGCAGTTCGCCCTTCTTGCCGCGCTCGGCCTGCAGGTCGAGAAATGCCTGGACCGCATCGGTGCGCCTGACGAGCCCGCCCAGGGCCTCGACGAAGTCGGCGTCCTGCCCCGTTCCGGAACCGATCTCGAGCACGGCGCCGCCGGCGGGCACGAGCTGCATCATCCGGCGCAGCGCATCCTCGATTTCGGGCGGCCGGTGGCCCGCAACGATCGCGTTGTATTCGCGCGCGGACGCTTCGTAGGACTGGAGGGTGCGGTGCATGTTCTTCAGCGCCGAGTCGGGAATTTTCATGGGAGTCCTTCCGCTCCATCGGACATCCGATGGAACCGGAAAGGCTAGTCCCGAGGCACCGCGCGGTTCATGGGGAAAATTACCTAGGACCGAGCACCACACCATGGCGCTCGCTGCTCATTCGGGCGCCGCATCGAGCTGAAGGATCAGATCGCGGCTCGCCTGGTTGAGCCCGGTGACCTCCACCACGCTGCCGTGCTTGCGCAGCCGCTCGACCACCTTGTTGAGCGCGGCCACCGCCGTCACGTCCCAGAAGTGCGCCTGCGACACATCGATGTGGACCGGTGCACCATCGATCTCGCGCACGTCGAAGGCATCGACCAGCATGTCGGCCGAGGCGAAGAACACCTGGCCGCTCACGCGGTAGACGCGCATGCCGCGTTCGCCAGCGGTTTCCGCATGCACACGCAGCAGCCGCGCGACCTTGAAAGTGAAGAACACGCCGCTCAGCATCACGCCCGTGGCCACGCCCGCGGCCAGGTTGTCGGTGGCGACCGTGACAGCCACCGTCGCCAGCATCACCGCGCTGGACATGCGCGGGTGGCGCACCAGCGTGCGCAGCGATCCCCAGTCGAAGGTCGAGGCCGACACCATCACCATGATGGCGACGAGCGCCGCCACCGGCACCTGCGACACCCAGGGCTTGAGCAGCACCATGAGAATCAGCAGGAAGACGCCCGCGAACAGCGTGGACAACCGGCCGCGCCCGCCGTAGCGCACGTTGCTCACGGTCTGGCCGATCATTCCGCAGCCTGCAATGCCGCCGAAGAAACTCGCCGCGACGTTGGCCACGCCAAGGCCGCTGCATTCGCGGTTCTTCGAGCTCGGCGTGTCGGTGAGGTCGTCCACCACGCTCGCGGTCATCATCGATTCGAGCAGGCCGACCATCGCAATGGCAAAGGCCGGCAGCGCAATGATGCGCAGCGTTTCGAGCGACATGGGCACCGAGAGCCAGGCAAAGGCCGGCAGCGCATCGGGCAACTGGCCAAGGTCGGCCACGGTCTTGAGCGGCAGGTCCAGCCAATGGCCCGCGAGCGTGACCACCACGATGCACACCAGCGGCGACGGCACGGCCGTGGTGATGGGCGGCAGCAGGTAGATGATGGCAAGCCCCAGCCCCACCATGGCCCAGGTGGCCGTGTTGGCGCCGATGAAGTGCGGCATCTGCGCCGCGAAGATCAGGATGGCCAACGCGTTGACGAAGCCCGTGCGCACCGACGTGGAAACGAAGCGCATCAGCACGCCGAGCCGCAGCAGGCCGAAAAGGATCTGCATGGCCCCGGCCAGCACACCGGCTGCCAGCAAATAAGGCAAGCCGTGTGCGTGCACCAGCGGTGCGGCCACAAGCGCCACCGATCCCGCCGCGGCCGAGACCATGGCCGACCGGCCTCCGGTGAAGGCAATGACGATGCTGATGACGAACGAAGCGAAAAGTCCGACAGCCGGATCGACCCCGGCAACGAACGAAAAAGCGATGACTTCGGGAATGAGGGCGAAGGTGGCGACGGCGCCGGCCATCAGCTCGCGCGGAATGCTCGGGAACCATTCGGCTCGCAAGCGGCTGTGTAGAGAAGACATGAATGGAGGACGGCCCGCACGCGGCGACAAGGGCCGCGCCACGCCTCACGGGCAGATGGTCTCGATTGTAGGGAGGGAGGGAGGGCGTAGTTGCCGCCTATGCGCAGGGACTAGGGCGCGTGCAAAGGCCACCGGGTACTCCCCTCCGCGAATGTCCCCCGGCTTCGCCTCCTCCTTGATTTCGCTGCGGAGAGCACCCGATGCCCTGTGCACATGGGCACGCTCGCGGTGTACCGCTGATCAACAACTGCTCTGCCCAACGCTCCCGCCGATGGGGTGCCTTGCGCAGCGAAATCAAGGAGGAGGCCGCAGGCCGGGGGACATTCGCGGAGCAAGGTACCCCGTCGGCGGGTGCGCCGCCCTGAACAGCAGCGCCCCGAACAGCATCACCATCAAACACTTTCTCAGCGCTTGACCCGCAGCATCCCTTCTTGCGCCGTAGAGGCCACAAGCCGCCCATCGCGCGAATACAGGCTGCCGCGGCATAGGCCGCGCGCACCGCTGGCGCTCGGTGAGTCCAGCACGTACAGCAGCCAGTCGTCCATGCGGAAATCGCGGTGGAACCACATGGCGTGGTCGAGGCTTGCGGGGCGCACCTGGCCGCTCATGAAGCTCAGGCCGTGCGGCAGCATCGCAGCACGCAGCAGGCCGTGGTCGGAGGCATAGGCCAGTAGCGCACGGTGCACGACCGGATCGTCGGGCAGCGGCGCAATGGCGCGCATCCAGATCGCGCTTTCGGACGGGCGCACTTCCGGCGTCAGCAGGTCGTCGGCCTCGACGCGGCGGTATTCGATGCCGTGCGGCTCCAGGCCCTTGATGCGCCAGCGCTCGGGCAGGCGGTCGCCGAGTGCGATGCGCTGGTCGAGTTCGCTCACCAGGCCCTCGGGGCCTTCCACGGCGGGCATCTCGAACTGGTGTTCGACGCCGTCGTCCACCGTCTGGAAGGACGCCGACATCTCGAAAATGATGCGCTCCTGCTGGCGCGCCACCACATGCCGCGTGGTGAAGCTGCGGCCGTCGCGCACGCGGTCCACGCTGTATTCGATGGGCGCATGCTCGCCCGGCAGCAGGAAGTAGGCGTGCATCGAATGCACCGGCCGGTCGGCGCCGACCGTGAGGCTGGCGGCCGCGAGCGACTGGCCGAGCACCTGGCCGCCGAACACAGCGGGCGTGCCGATGTCTTCGCTCTGGGCCAGGAACTTGTCGCCCCCGAGCGGCTCGAGCTGCATGAGCGCGACGAGTTCGTCGACAAGGCGGGCGGCGGTGGCGGGGTCGGTGGTCATCGGAAAAAAAGGCTGGGCTGTCGGGCGTCAGCAAAAAGAATCAACCTGCAACCATAGCAAAGCCTGGGCCCGCGGGCTGTCGCGGGCCGGTCAGCGCGAGCCCCGCCCCGCAGGCTCAGCGGTCGAGATCGACGCCGTCGGCCGCCAGCTTCTTTTGCAATGCCCGCACATCGACGTCCGCAAACCGGGAGCGGCTGCCCAGCGATGCCGCCGCCGTTCCCGCGGCCTGCCCCATCACGAAGCACCCGCCGCTCGCGCGCGCGGCCGACTGGCCTTCGTGCGTCATGGCGGCGCAACGGCCGGCCACCAGCAGGTTGTCGACCGTGCGCGGCACCAGCATGCGCCAGGGCAGCTGGTTGTAGGTGCGGTTGTCGTCGCGCGGAAAGGCCCATTCGATGCGGCCGTCGGCGTGCATTTCCATCGGCCAGGCGTTGATGCCGATGCTGTCGTCGAACCGGGCCGAAGAAAGGATGTCTTCGCCCGCAAGCGCATACAGGCCTTCGATGCGGCGCGTTTCGCGGATGCCGACCTGCGGGGCGATCTCGACGATGGCCGACTTCGCAAAGCCCGGCACCTCGGCCTTCATGAACTTGAAGTACTCGGCAATCTGGCGCCGGCCTTCGAGCTCGCCCTCGGTGAGTTCGCGCGCATCCACGCCGTTCATCGCGCGGCCCGCGGCATTGCGGATCTGCGTGACGTTGGCGCGCCATTCGCGCGGATCGATGTTGGGGCGAAGGATCGCGCCCTCGCGCGGAAACTTGTACTTGCCTGGCTTCTGCTGCTGCACCGTGGCCATCAGGTCGTTGATGGCCTTGAACTCGCCGACGGCGGCGAGGGCCGGCTCGGCATCGACCTGGCCGACGCGGAACATCGTGGTGGGGAACAGGCCGCTGCCATGGCCGTCGCCCACTTCGAAGGGCACGCCTGCAAAGGCGGCCACGTCGGCGTCGCCGCTGGCGTCGATGAACGCGTTGGCGCGAATCGCCTGCCGGCCGGACTTGGTCTCGACCACCAGCGCCGCGATGCGGTCGCTGTCGCGCACCACCGCTGCCGCCCACGCATGGAACAGCAGGTTCACGCCGGCGTCGAGCAGCAACTGGTCGGCCGCGATCTTGTAGGCCGAGGTGTCGTAGGAGCGCACGCGGATGCGGCCCTGCATGCCGTCCTGCGGCGTGTTGAGGCCGCCCAGCGCGTCGATGCGCGCGAGCAGGTCGTCGACCACGCCGCGCACCAGCAGCGTCATCTCGCCGTTGCACTTGCCGTACAGGCCCGCGAAGTTGGTCACGCCGCCCGCGGTGCCCATGCCGCCGAGAAAGCCGTAGCGTTCCACCAGCAGCGTGTTGGCACCGTGGCGCGCGGCGCTCACGGCGGCGGCGATGCCGGCGGGGCCGCCGCCGACCACCACCACGTCGTATTCGCCGAAGACCGGCAGTTCGCGCGCCGGTTCGGTGAGGGTTTTCTTCTGCTTGGCTGCCGTCATCACTGGATCTTGATGCCGCGGGCCGAAATGATCTTACTCATGATCGCTGCTTCTTCCTTCACGCGCAGGCGCATGCCGTCCGGCGAGGTGCCGACGGCCTGCCAGCCCTGCTCGAAGAGCTTCTGGCGCACTTCGGGCTGCTTCATGATGATTTCGACTTCGCGGCTGAGGCGGGCCTGCGCGGTCTTCGAGAGATTGGCGGGGCCGAGCAGCGCCACCCACACTTCGAGCGAAAAGTCGCGCACGCCGGCGTCGGCCAGCGGCTGCAGCTCAGGCACCAGCGTGCTGCGGCCGCCCGTGAGGCCGATGGCCTTGAGCTTGCCGGCGCGCACCTGCGGCATGGCCACGCCCGGGGGAATGAGGGCCATCTGCACCTGGTCGCCGAGCATGGCGGTCACGACCTGCGGATTGCCCTGGTAAGGCACATGCTCGGCATTGAAGCCGGGCACGCGGCTCTTGAGCAGTTCCATGCCCAGGTGGCCAACCGAGCCGACACCCACCGAGCCGTAGTTCCACTTGTCGCCGCCCTTGCGGGCCGCATCGAAGAAGGCGGTGCCCGAAGGCAGGCTGTTCTGCGCCACCAGCACGAGCGGGGCGGTGGCAATCAGCGACAGGTAGGTGAAGTCTTTTGCCGGGTCGTAGGGCAGCCGCGGGTACAGCATCTTCGACGAGGTGAGATTGCCGTTGATGACGATGCCGAGTGTGTGGTCGTCATTGGCCTTGGCCACGATGTCGGCCGCGATGTTGCCCGAGGCGCCGGGCTTGTTGTCCACCACCACGGGCTGGCCGAGTGCCTTGGCCAGCGGTTCGGCGATGGTGCGGGCGGCAATGTCGGGCGTGGAGCCGCCCGGAAAACCCACGAGCAGGCGAATCGGCTTGGTCGGCCAGGCATTGCTGTTCTGTGCGCTGGCCGCCAGCGGCAGCGCGGCGGCGGCAGCCAGGCCGCAGGCGATCAGGAGGGCTCTCTTGGTTGCTTGCATGGAAAGTGAAAACCGGAAATGTGAAAAAACGTAATGATGACAGCTAGTCGAGGCTGATGTTGCCCCGGCGGACCAGTTCGCCGTACACCTTGGACTTGGCTTCGGCGTTGCGCTCGATTTCCTCCGGCGACCAGGCCAGCGGCTCGAAAGCGAAGGTGTCGAAGCGCGCGCGGATCTCGGGGTCGGCAATGACCTTGGCCACGTCGGCGTTGATCTTGGCCTTGACGGCCGCCGGCACGCCCTTGGGCGCGAGCAGCGAGACGAACGAGTTCACCTCCAGCGATGCCGGCCCGCCCGCTTCGGCCATGGTCGGCACGTCGGGCAACTGGGGGATGCGCTTCGGTGCCGCCACGGCGATGTAGCGCAGCTTGCCGGCCTTGTAGATGCCCTGGCTCGACGGAATGCTCGCGAAGGCCCACGGCACTTCTCCGGTGCCGACGTTCGAATACAGCTGCGACACCTCGCGGTACGGCGCATGGCGCATGCGGATGCCCGTGAGCGCCTCGAGCTGCTGCGCGCCCAGGTGGCCGGGGCTGCCCACGCCCCACGAGCCGTACACAACGGCTTCGGGGTTGGCCTTGGCTTCGGCGATCAGGTCGCTCATGGTCTTCCACTTCGACTCGCTCGACACCGCCACGAAGAAGGGCGTGCGGAACAGCGAGGCCACGGGATCGAAGTGCTGCAGCGTGACGAAGTTGCGCGACTTGTACAGGTGCGGCAGCGCCGCGATGTGCTCGCTGTCGAGCTGCAGCAGCGTGTAGCCGTCGGGCGCGGCGCGCCGTGCCTGGTCGATGGCGATGAAGCCGCCGCCGCCGGGCCGGTTGTCGACCACCACGCGCTGGTTCCACAGGCGCGAGAGCTTGTCCGAGACGAGGCGCAGCACCGCGTCGGGCCCGCTGCCGGCGGCAAAGGGCGTGATCAGCGTCACCGGCTTGCTCGGATAGTCGCTGGCCTGCGCCAGGGCGCCGGTGCTGGCGCCGAGGGCAAGCACGCCTGCCAGCAATGCGCGTGAAGAAAAGTTCATGGCTTGTTGTCTCCTGGGCCTCTGGCCTCGAATAGTGATGAAGAAAACCGGTTTTGCTTCAGTGCGGCGAAAGCACGGCGGCCGCCCCGGCGGCTGCCAACGCGACCGGGCGCATCTGTTCAGGCGCGTCGGCCAGGCAATGCTCGGGCCGCCAGGCGTAGAGCCATTCGACCGCATCGTAGAAGCGTTCTGGCGTGCGGCCCATCCAGAGGCTGTTACGCACCAGCCGCTCCACGCCCTTGGCGTGATACAGGCGCCCCATCTCGCGCACCGACAGCACCACGCGGGCGGTGCGCGGAATGCGCGCGGCCTCGTAGAGCTTGAAGGCAGCGGGCATGTCGAAATTGCAGGCCTGCACCGCAGCGCCAAGCGCCACGGCGTCTTCGAGCGCCATGCACGCGCCCTGCGCGAGGTACTGCATCATCGGATGCGCGGCGTCGCCGAGCAGCGTGGCCGGCCCCTCGCTCCAGTGCTCGACCGGGTCGCGGTCGGCCGTGCTCCAGCGGCGCCACGAGGTCGGCCGGTCGAGCAGCTGGCGCGGGCGCGCATGCACGCCTTCGAAGTACGACAGCACCTCTTCCTTGCTGCCTTCGGAAACGCCCCACTCTTCGGGCTCGCGGCTGTGAAAGGTGACGACCAGGTTGTATTGCTCGCCATGGCGCAGCGGATAGTGCACCAGGTGGCAGTCGGGCCCGGCCCAGACCACGGGGGCGTTCCAGCGCAGGTCGGCAGGCATGTCGGCCACCGGCACCACCGCGCGGTACACCACATGGCCCGAGACGCGCGGCTCATCGCCGATGAGCTTGGCGCGCACGACCGATTTCACGCCATCGCAGCCCACGATGGCGTCGGCCGTGAAGCGCCGGCCGTCGCGCGTGACGGCAACCACGCCCTGCGTGCCGCCGCCGCCGATGTCGATCGACTCGACCTGCGCCGAAGTGTGGACGCGGATCAGCGGATGCTGCTTCACCGCCTCGTGAATCGCGCCGTGCAGGTCGGCGCGGTGGCTCACCGCATACGGATTCCTGAAGCGCGCGCGGAAGGCCTCGCCCACGGGCACCGAGGCGACCTCGCCGCAATCGACGGCATCCATCATCACGAGCCGGTCGGTGAACACCGAGTTGCGGCGCACCGCTTCGCCCACGCCGAGCGCGTCGAGCGCCGCGAAGGCGTTGGGGCCGAGCTGCAGGCCGGCGCCGATCTCGCCGATGGTGGCGCTCTGCTCGAGCAGGTCGATGGAAACGCCGAGGCGCGCCAGCGCCAGCGCGGCCGCCATGCCGCCGATGCCGCCGCCGACGAGCAGCACGCTGGGTGGGTTCTTCGGGGGAGATGTGCTCATCGCGGGACCTCTTCTGCGCAGCGCTCGGTCAGTCGATGCGAACGGCGAGCGAAGGGAGCTTGTCGATGCTCACCTTGATCGTCTGGCCGGGCTTCACCGCGCCCACGCCTTCGGGCGTTCCCGTGAAGATCAGGTCGCCCGGCTGCAGCGTGAAAAGCGTCGAAAGATTGGCGATCACTTCGTTGACCGACCAGATCAGGTGCGTGATGTCGCTGTTCTGGCGCACCTGGCCGTCGACTTCGAGCGTGATGGCACCGGCATTGATCTCGCCCACGTCGGCCAGCGTGCGGAGCGGCGCGATGGGCGCCGAGAAATCGAAGGCCTTGCCGATTTCCCACGGCCGGCCGGCTTCGCGCATCTTCATCTGGAG
The Variovorax paradoxus genome window above contains:
- a CDS encoding acyl-CoA thioesterase, which encodes MTTDPATAARLVDELVALMQLEPLGGDKFLAQSEDIGTPAVFGGQVLGQSLAAASLTVGADRPVHSMHAYFLLPGEHAPIEYSVDRVRDGRSFTTRHVVARQQERIIFEMSASFQTVDDGVEHQFEMPAVEGPEGLVSELDQRIALGDRLPERWRIKGLEPHGIEYRRVEADDLLTPEVRPSESAIWMRAIAPLPDDPVVHRALLAYASDHGLLRAAMLPHGLSFMSGQVRPASLDHAMWFHRDFRMDDWLLYVLDSPSASGARGLCRGSLYSRDGRLVASTAQEGMLRVKR
- a CDS encoding FAD-dependent oxidoreductase, translated to MTAAKQKKTLTEPARELPVFGEYDVVVVGGGPAGIAAAVSAARHGANTLLVERYGFLGGMGTAGGVTNFAGLYGKCNGEMTLLVRGVVDDLLARIDALGGLNTPQDGMQGRIRVRSYDTSAYKIAADQLLLDAGVNLLFHAWAAAVVRDSDRIAALVVETKSGRQAIRANAFIDASGDADVAAFAGVPFEVGDGHGSGLFPTTMFRVGQVDAEPALAAVGEFKAINDLMATVQQQKPGKYKFPREGAILRPNIDPREWRANVTQIRNAAGRAMNGVDARELTEGELEGRRQIAEYFKFMKAEVPGFAKSAIVEIAPQVGIRETRRIEGLYALAGEDILSSARFDDSIGINAWPMEMHADGRIEWAFPRDDNRTYNQLPWRMLVPRTVDNLLVAGRCAAMTHEGQSAARASGGCFVMGQAAGTAAASLGSRSRFADVDVRALQKKLAADGVDLDR
- a CDS encoding Bug family tripartite tricarboxylate transporter substrate binding protein, with the protein product MQATKRALLIACGLAAAAALPLAASAQNSNAWPTKPIRLLVGFPGGSTPDIAARTIAEPLAKALGQPVVVDNKPGASGNIAADIVAKANDDHTLGIVINGNLTSSKMLYPRLPYDPAKDFTYLSLIATAPLVLVAQNSLPSGTAFFDAARKGGDKWNYGSVGVGSVGHLGMELLKSRVPGFNAEHVPYQGNPQVVTAMLGDQVQMALIPPGVAMPQVRAGKLKAIGLTGGRSTLVPELQPLADAGVRDFSLEVWVALLGPANLSKTAQARLSREVEIIMKQPEVRQKLFEQGWQAVGTSPDGMRLRVKEEAAIMSKIISARGIKIQ
- a CDS encoding Bug family tripartite tricarboxylate transporter substrate binding protein, which translates into the protein MNFSSRALLAGVLALGASTGALAQASDYPSKPVTLITPFAAGSGPDAVLRLVSDKLSRLWNQRVVVDNRPGGGGFIAIDQARRAAPDGYTLLQLDSEHIAALPHLYKSRNFVTLQHFDPVASLFRTPFFVAVSSESKWKTMSDLIAEAKANPEAVVYGSWGVGSPGHLGAQQLEALTGIRMRHAPYREVSQLYSNVGTGEVPWAFASIPSSQGIYKAGKLRYIAVAAPKRIPQLPDVPTMAEAGGPASLEVNSFVSLLAPKGVPAAVKAKINADVAKVIADPEIRARFDTFAFEPLAWSPEEIERNAEAKSKVYGELVRRGNISLD
- a CDS encoding 3-hydroxybenzoate 6-monooxygenase, giving the protein MSTSPPKNPPSVLLVGGGIGGMAAALALARLGVSIDLLEQSATIGEIGAGLQLGPNAFAALDALGVGEAVRRNSVFTDRLVMMDAVDCGEVASVPVGEAFRARFRNPYAVSHRADLHGAIHEAVKQHPLIRVHTSAQVESIDIGGGGTQGVVAVTRDGRRFTADAIVGCDGVKSVVRAKLIGDEPRVSGHVVYRAVVPVADMPADLRWNAPVVWAGPDCHLVHYPLRHGEQYNLVVTFHSREPEEWGVSEGSKEEVLSYFEGVHARPRQLLDRPTSWRRWSTADRDPVEHWSEGPATLLGDAAHPMMQYLAQGACMALEDAVALGAAVQACNFDMPAAFKLYEAARIPRTARVVLSVREMGRLYHAKGVERLVRNSLWMGRTPERFYDAVEWLYAWRPEHCLADAPEQMRPVALAAAGAAAVLSPH